The Aneurinibacillus migulanus genome contains the following window.
ATCATGATATGGGTGTGCAGTTAGCCGAGACGCTACGCACCCATCCGAGGCTCGCGCGCTGGAGGTGGGTTCACCCGCTTGAAACCGTAAGGGCGACCGTGCTGGGAGCTGGCACGCAGACCACGGAAATAAGCGGGGCCACCATTCAGGTTGAACGTGAAGTGTTGCCGCTTAAAAATCTGCCTGTACACCGAATTTCGTTCGGGCACGAAACGGAAGGCCTGCAAGATAAAATCTTCCGGGCGGTAGAACAGGCACTTGAACTGTATGATCCGGGACAGGAGGGGCGCAATTTCGCTCTGTATCTGTCCGAGATGCCCCATCTAAGGTTTCATGATGTACAGCATATCGCTGCCTCGTTGAATGAAGCGTTGCGTCGTCAGTCGGATCAGCGTCAACCGATTGTCGTCGTTACGGAGAACGATATCGCCAAAGTGCTCGGTCAATCACTTCAGGTTATACAGCGGGAGCGCGGCATTCTCTGCATCGACCAGATTCGAGTCGAGAACGGAGATTACCTTGATATCGGTCGCATGCTGCATAGCGGCGTAGTACCGGTAGTCGTCAAAACGCTCGCGTTTCATTCGTAAGAAAGGAAGGAGTAGAGATGAGGCTATGAGGCTGAAAACAATGCTGCAAGGCCAAACATATGAATTTAAAGATCTAAAAGAACTGTTCGCCAAAGCGAATGAAGAAAAATCCGGGGACCGTCTCGCGGGATTGGCTGCAGAAACGGTACAGGAACGAATTGCTGCAAAACAAGTACTGGCTGGCTTGACGCTGGAGGATATTCGAAACCATCCGCTTCTTCCGCCAGAGGAAGATGAAGTCTCCCGCATTATCGAAGAACAGGTAAACGATACGATTTTTGCGGATATCAAAGGTTGGACGGTAGCCAAGCTGCGTGAATATATTCTTGATGACCACGTAGGCGACCGTGAGTTGAAACGGTTAAGCCGCGGCTTGACGAGCGAAATGATTGCCGCCACAGGTAAGCTGATGTCTAATCTTGATCTGATTCATGCAGCTAATAAAGTCGAAATCATTTCCCGATGCAATATCGCTATTGGGCAGAAAGGAACCCTTGCATCACGGCTGCAGCCAAACCATCCGACTGACAATGTAGATGGGATGCTCGCTTCTATGAAAGAAGGGCTGTCCTATGGAGTAGGCGACGCGGTAATCGGTATTAATCCGGTCGATGATTCGGTAGAAAGCGTAAAGCGTTTACTGCATGCAACGCACGATTTCATTGAAGGTTGGAACATTCCAACACAAAACTGTGTGCTGGCACATGTAACTACCCAGATGAAAGCAATTGAACAAGGAGCGCCGGCAGCGATGATTTTCCAGAGCATCGCGGGAACAGAGGCTGCTAACCGTTCATTCGGCATTAGTGTATCGCTTCTGGAGGAAGCACAGCAGATGATTATGGAAAAAGGCACAAGCCATGGACCACAGCGTCTGTATTTTGAAACCGGACAGGGCTCGGAGCTATCGGCAGAAGCGCATCATGGAATCGACCAGATGACGCTCGAAGCTCGCAACTATGGTTTCGCCCGCAAGTTTGACCCGTATATTCTCAATACGGTCGTCGGTTTCATCGGACCTGAATATCTGTATGACAATAAACAGGTTATCCGTGCCGGGCTTGAAGATCATTTCATGGGTAAGATGCATGGTATTTCGATGGGAGTGGATATTTGTTATACGAACCATATTCGCGCCGACCAAAATGATATAGAGGAACTCGGCGTATTGCTGACGGCCGCTGGTGTTAACTTCATTATCGCCGCACCGATGGGTGATGATTGTATGCTGAATTACCAATCAATGAGCTATCACGACATTGCCACGCTGCGTCAAACACTTGATCGGAAGCCGGCACCTAAGTTTGCGGCATGGCTGGAACATATGGGAATTACAGAAGACGGCAAGCTGACTGAGAGGGCAGGCGACCCGACGATTTTCTCGGAATAGGAGGGATGAATATGGACCAGCAGCTAATCGAAACCGTGACCCGACTTGTCATGGAGAAGTTGAAAGACGCAGAAAATGGACAGTCGAACCCTGTCACTGAGTCGAAGCCAAAGCAGGAAAAAAGGAATTATGGTTCCGTTAAGGTATGGGACCATGTCGGAGAAGAACGAGCACCAAAATCATTTGTGTCCCAAACCGCTTCTATTTCTGAACAGTCGGTACGGCAATCGAAACCAGAAGATACGAAAGGCAAAAATCCTGGTGTTGACAAGCCAAGAAACAAGGAACAGCTAGCAGAATTGATGAAACAAACTCCAGCACGTATCGGAATTGGCCGTGCCGGACTCCGGCCTAAGACGGATGCATGGCTTTCGTTCCGTTTCGACCACGCAGCTGCGGTGGATGCGGTATACGGTACGGTGTCTGAAGACATATTGAAACGGCTGAATTTATTTAGCGTTGTTACTCGTGTGAATAACAAGCAAGAGTATATTCTCCGCCCGGACTTAGGACGACGCTTGGGCGATGAGGCCAAGAAAACATTGAAGGAGCGCTGCAAACACAAGCCTAAAGTGCAAATTGTTGTCTCCGATGGACTTAGCTCCCAGGCGGTAGAAGCCAACGTGGAAGATACGTACTTGGCGCTTAAGCAGTCGTTGACAGCGCTCGGTATTGAGATGGGGACACCGTTCTTCGTGGAACGAGGACGTGTTGCGGTCATGGATGATATCGGTGAAGTGTTGGAACCGGAAGTCGTGGTGCTACTTATCGGCGAGAGACCGGGGCTGGTCAGTGCCGAATCCCTTAGTGCATACCTGTGCTATAAGCCGCGACACGGTACTGTGGAAGCCGATCGTATGGTTATCTCAAATATTCATGCAGGTGGTATCCCGCCGGTGGAAGCGGGGGCGTACCTAGGTAATGTCGTCCAGAAAATCCTGCGGTATGAAGCGAGCGGCGTTTCGCTTGTACGCAAGGAACAATAGCGAAGGAGGGTTGAGAGGTGGAACTTCAGCCGATTAAAGCGGAAGTGCTGGCGGTACGAATGATTCCGAATGTGGATACGGCACTGGCGGAACAGTTACAGCTTACATCCGGACACCGCAGCCTGGGTATGATTACAACGACGATTGATGATATCGGGTATACGGCGCTCGATGAAGCGACGAAACGAGCGGAAGTGGAAGTGGTGTACGCGCGTTCGTTTTATGCGGGTGCGGCTCATGCTTCGGGTCCTCTTTCCGGGGAATTCATTGGCATTATTGCCGGACCGACTCCTGACGAAGTGGAGAGCGGAATGGAAGCCGCGCAGAATATAATTGAGCATGATGCGCATTTTGAAGCGCTGAATGATGATGGAAGCCACGCCCTATATGCACATGTTATCGCACGTACGGGAGCCTATCTATCCAAAATTGCGGGGATTAATGAAGGTGAACCACTCGCATATCTAATCGCCCCACCGCTTGAAGCGATGTATGGATTGGATGCGGCACTGAAAGCAGCCGATGTGCAGCTAGCCGCTTTTTATGGCCCGCCCTCGGAAACGAATTTTGGCGGTGGCCTGTTGACAGGTACACAATCGGCCTGTCAGGCGGCTGCGGCTGCGTTTCGTGATAGCATCATCCGGGTGGCGCGCCAGCCCCTTATCTGGTAAGTCAACGGAGCGGAAAGGAGTGAGTAGAAGTGCAACTCGACAAAGATTTGCAATCGCTGCAAGCAATGCGCCACGCTGTACGTCGAGCGAAGGAGGCGCAGCGGGAATTTAAAGGTTATTCACAGGAACAGGTCGACCGCATTGTCAAGGCGATGGCCGATGCGGCCTACGAACAGGCACATAAGCTAGCTAAGCTTGCGGTGGAAGAAACCGGGCTTGGCATTGTAGAACATAAGACCATCAAGAACCAGGTCGGATCAAAGGATGTGTACGAATCGATTGCAGAAGTGAAGACAGTAGGCATCGTTCGGGAAATTCCAGAGAAAAAAGTGGTGGAAATCGCCTCGCCGTTTGGCGTAATTGCCGGCATTGTACCGGTAACCAATCCGACGTCTACCGCCATTTTCAAAAGTTTAATCGCGCTTAAAGCGCGCAATGCCATCGTATTCAGCCCGCATCCTTCGGCGGCCCGCTGCACGGTGGAAGCGGCTCGTATCTGCCATCAGGCTGCTGTGGCCGCCGGGGCGCCGGAAGGTATCATTGGCTGGATTGAGGAACCGACGATGGATGCGACCGAAGGGTTGATGAAACATCGTGACGTTAACTTGATTCTGTCGACCGGGGGAGGGGGTCTCGTCCGTGCAGCATACAGCTCAGGCAAGCCCGCATACGGAGTCGGCCCAGGGAATGTACCGGCATATATCGAGAAAACAGCGAATGTTGCACAGGCGGTACGACGCATTATCGATAGCAAGACATTTGATAACGGAACGATTTGCGCCTCGGAACAGGCGGTCATTGCCGACCGTAACGTACGGGAACAAGCGTTGCGCGCCTTTCGCAACAACGGTGCGTACATCCTGAACGAGGAAGAGAAAAAGAAAGTGGAAGACGTAATCTCTCCGGTACGTGGAAAGCTCAATTCTGCTATCGTTGGCAAGAAGGCAGCTGTTATCGCTGAGATGGCGGGGATCCGGGTGCCGAAGGAAACGACGCTGCTGCTGGCAGAAGAAACGGAAGTCAGCAAGAATATTCCGTTTTCGATTGAGAAGCTCTCACCTATTCTCGCATTCTATACAGTAAATGGATGGCAGGAAGGGAGCGACTTGTGCGAGCGTTTGCTGGCGCTGGGCGGCCGTGGACATACATTGTCGCTTCATACGGAAGATACAGAGGTAGCCCGGACGCTGGCACTGCGCCTGCCTGTGTCGCGTATTCTCGTTAATACACCGTCGGCGCTGGGCGCCGTAGGAGCCACTACCGGTCTGGCTGCATCGCTGACTTTAGGCTGTGGTACATTCGGCGGCAACATTACGTCGGACAACCTGACGGCGCACCATTTGATGAATCTTAAACGTCTTGCATACGGCACAAAAGATATCGCTGTACCAAAACCAGGCAGTGGTGTGCCGAATACCCGGCAGGCAGAACCGCAAGCGAAAGGCGAAGGAGAGCAGATTGAGCAGGCCGTAGCGCAAGTTCTTGCTAAAATCGGCCCGGTCGGCAAGATAGACAAGCAAACCGTTGCTACCCTGGTTGATAAAGTGCTCGCACAACTTTAACTTGAAGATTCTTTATGAAGATGAAAAACAATGCATTTACAATTAAGGAGGAGAAAAAACATGGCAAGAGAATTAACAGCATTAGGTATGATTGAGACAAAAGGATTGGTTGCTTCCGTAGAGGCAGCAGATGCAATGGTGAAAGCGGCGAACGTTCATCTCGTAGGCAAAGTGCATGTTGGCGGTGGTTTGGTGACGGTACTAGTACGCGGTGATGTTGGCGCAGTAAAAGCGGCAACTGATGCTGGTGCAGCTGCAGCGCAGCGCGTAGGCGAGCTTCTGTCCGTACATGTCATTCCTCGCCCGCACAACGAGCTTGAAAGCATCTTACC
Protein-coding sequences here:
- a CDS encoding ethanolamine ammonia-lyase subunit EutB, whose protein sequence is MRLKTMLQGQTYEFKDLKELFAKANEEKSGDRLAGLAAETVQERIAAKQVLAGLTLEDIRNHPLLPPEEDEVSRIIEEQVNDTIFADIKGWTVAKLREYILDDHVGDRELKRLSRGLTSEMIAATGKLMSNLDLIHAANKVEIISRCNIAIGQKGTLASRLQPNHPTDNVDGMLASMKEGLSYGVGDAVIGINPVDDSVESVKRLLHATHDFIEGWNIPTQNCVLAHVTTQMKAIEQGAPAAMIFQSIAGTEAANRSFGISVSLLEEAQQMIMEKGTSHGPQRLYFETGQGSELSAEAHHGIDQMTLEARNYGFARKFDPYILNTVVGFIGPEYLYDNKQVIRAGLEDHFMGKMHGISMGVDICYTNHIRADQNDIEELGVLLTAAGVNFIIAAPMGDDCMLNYQSMSYHDIATLRQTLDRKPAPKFAAWLEHMGITEDGKLTERAGDPTIFSE
- the eutC gene encoding ethanolamine ammonia-lyase subunit EutC; translated protein: MDQQLIETVTRLVMEKLKDAENGQSNPVTESKPKQEKRNYGSVKVWDHVGEERAPKSFVSQTASISEQSVRQSKPEDTKGKNPGVDKPRNKEQLAELMKQTPARIGIGRAGLRPKTDAWLSFRFDHAAAVDAVYGTVSEDILKRLNLFSVVTRVNNKQEYILRPDLGRRLGDEAKKTLKERCKHKPKVQIVVSDGLSSQAVEANVEDTYLALKQSLTALGIEMGTPFFVERGRVAVMDDIGEVLEPEVVVLLIGERPGLVSAESLSAYLCYKPRHGTVEADRMVISNIHAGGIPPVEAGAYLGNVVQKILRYEASGVSLVRKEQ
- the eutL gene encoding ethanolamine utilization microcompartment protein EutL, with translation MELQPIKAEVLAVRMIPNVDTALAEQLQLTSGHRSLGMITTTIDDIGYTALDEATKRAEVEVVYARSFYAGAAHASGPLSGEFIGIIAGPTPDEVESGMEAAQNIIEHDAHFEALNDDGSHALYAHVIARTGAYLSKIAGINEGEPLAYLIAPPLEAMYGLDAALKAADVQLAAFYGPPSETNFGGGLLTGTQSACQAAAAAFRDSIIRVARQPLIW
- a CDS encoding acetaldehyde dehydrogenase (acetylating) translates to MQLDKDLQSLQAMRHAVRRAKEAQREFKGYSQEQVDRIVKAMADAAYEQAHKLAKLAVEETGLGIVEHKTIKNQVGSKDVYESIAEVKTVGIVREIPEKKVVEIASPFGVIAGIVPVTNPTSTAIFKSLIALKARNAIVFSPHPSAARCTVEAARICHQAAVAAGAPEGIIGWIEEPTMDATEGLMKHRDVNLILSTGGGGLVRAAYSSGKPAYGVGPGNVPAYIEKTANVAQAVRRIIDSKTFDNGTICASEQAVIADRNVREQALRAFRNNGAYILNEEEKKKVEDVISPVRGKLNSAIVGKKAAVIAEMAGIRVPKETTLLLAEETEVSKNIPFSIEKLSPILAFYTVNGWQEGSDLCERLLALGGRGHTLSLHTEDTEVARTLALRLPVSRILVNTPSALGAVGATTGLAASLTLGCGTFGGNITSDNLTAHHLMNLKRLAYGTKDIAVPKPGSGVPNTRQAEPQAKGEGEQIEQAVAQVLAKIGPVGKIDKQTVATLVDKVLAQL
- the eutM gene encoding ethanolamine utilization microcompartment protein EutM gives rise to the protein MARELTALGMIETKGLVASVEAADAMVKAANVHLVGKVHVGGGLVTVLVRGDVGAVKAATDAGAAAAQRVGELLSVHVIPRPHNELESILPKLEPQQ